A region of Streptomyces paludis DNA encodes the following proteins:
- a CDS encoding HAD family hydrolase, which yields MSEPLTPADFTADSSAGPVAVLFDMDGTLVDTEVLWWETADEIAAALGHRLTDADAPEVVGRAVADTAAHLIRVTGVPYEAHAQKVAAELTESFFRRVAAGAPPRPGARRLLAELERARVPFALVSASPRSVVDSVVGGSLADVPFAFTLSADDTVRTKPHPDPYRAAAERFGAAPGACVAVEDSPDGTASAEAAGCPVLVVPSLLPVGPGAGRYVVKSLEDVDLGVLRECAGGVARGRDSRHV from the coding sequence ATGAGTGAGCCTCTGACCCCGGCCGATTTCACGGCCGACTCCTCCGCCGGTCCCGTCGCCGTCCTCTTCGACATGGACGGCACCCTCGTGGACACCGAGGTGCTCTGGTGGGAGACGGCCGACGAGATCGCCGCCGCGCTCGGCCACCGGCTCACCGACGCGGACGCGCCGGAGGTCGTCGGCCGGGCGGTCGCCGACACCGCCGCTCATCTGATCCGCGTCACGGGCGTGCCGTACGAGGCCCACGCGCAGAAGGTGGCGGCCGAGCTGACGGAGTCGTTCTTCCGCCGGGTGGCCGCAGGCGCCCCGCCCCGGCCCGGCGCGCGTCGGCTGCTGGCCGAGCTGGAGCGGGCGCGGGTGCCGTTCGCGCTGGTCAGCGCCTCGCCCCGGAGCGTGGTGGACTCCGTGGTCGGCGGTTCGCTGGCCGATGTCCCGTTCGCCTTCACGCTCTCGGCCGATGACACCGTACGGACCAAGCCGCACCCCGATCCGTACCGCGCGGCGGCCGAGCGGTTCGGTGCCGCGCCCGGCGCGTGTGTCGCGGTGGAGGACTCGCCGGACGGCACCGCGTCCGCCGAGGCGGCCGGGTGCCCGGTGCTGGTGGTCCCCTCGCTGCTGCCGGTGGGTCCCGGAGCCGGGCGGTATGTCGTGAAGAGCCTGGAAGACGTGGATCTCGGGGTGCTGCGGGAGTGCGCCGGAGGAGTGGCACGAGGGCGTGATTCTCGCCACGTTTGA
- a CDS encoding ABC transporter ATP-binding protein — translation MSPTPTATATGALVEFRGLRRAFGPTVALDGLDLTARPGELLALLGPSGCGKTTALRVLAGFEQPDAGEVLVDGEDITRVPANRRDAGMVFQSYSLFPHLNARDNVAFGLRVRKMPAAERHARAAELLELVGLPEHGGRFPHQMSGGQQQRVALARALALEPRVLLLDEPLSALDAKVRLTLREEIRRLQLSLGITTVFVTHDQEEALSMADRVAVLNAGRLEQCAPPAELYERPATPFVAEFVGTMNRLPARRADGGRIEVAGVALPVDGGIPEGGDLEVLIRPENITATADPEGTATVVSASFFGSVTRVLLDLPGGGTVHSDVPSRDAGALLPGVRATVAPAHRPVLVVPATGTTTGTATGAAA, via the coding sequence ATGTCACCCACCCCCACGGCGACGGCCACCGGCGCCCTCGTCGAATTCCGCGGGCTGCGCCGTGCCTTCGGCCCGACCGTCGCGCTCGACGGCCTCGACCTGACCGCCCGCCCCGGCGAACTGCTCGCCCTGCTCGGCCCCTCCGGCTGCGGCAAGACCACCGCGCTGCGGGTCCTCGCGGGCTTCGAACAGCCGGACGCGGGCGAGGTGCTGGTGGACGGCGAGGACATCACCCGGGTCCCGGCCAACCGCCGCGACGCCGGGATGGTCTTCCAGTCGTACAGCCTCTTCCCGCACCTCAACGCCCGCGACAACGTGGCCTTCGGGCTGCGCGTACGGAAGATGCCGGCCGCCGAGCGGCACGCCCGCGCGGCCGAACTCCTCGAACTGGTCGGCCTGCCCGAGCACGGCGGACGCTTCCCGCACCAGATGTCCGGCGGCCAGCAGCAGCGTGTGGCGCTGGCCCGCGCGCTGGCGCTGGAGCCGCGCGTCCTGCTGCTCGACGAGCCGCTGTCGGCGCTCGACGCCAAGGTACGGCTGACGCTGCGCGAGGAGATCCGGCGGCTCCAGCTCTCGCTGGGGATCACGACCGTCTTCGTGACGCACGACCAGGAGGAGGCGCTCTCCATGGCCGACCGGGTGGCCGTGCTCAACGCGGGCCGGCTCGAACAGTGCGCACCGCCCGCCGAACTGTACGAGCGGCCCGCCACCCCCTTCGTCGCCGAGTTCGTCGGCACGATGAACCGGCTGCCCGCCCGGCGCGCGGACGGCGGCCGGATCGAGGTCGCCGGGGTCGCGCTGCCGGTGGACGGCGGGATTCCGGAAGGCGGTGACCTGGAGGTGCTGATCCGGCCCGAGAACATCACCGCCACCGCCGACCCGGAGGGGACGGCCACGGTCGTCTCCGCCTCCTTCTTCGGCTCGGTCACACGTGTGCTGCTGGATCTGCCCGGCGGCGGCACGGTGCACTCCGACGTACCGTCGCGGGACGCCGGCGCGCTGCTGCCGGGCGTACGGGCGACGGTGGCACCGGCGCACCGCCCGGTGCTCGTCGTCCCGGCGACGGGGACCACGACGGGGACCGCGACGGGCGCCGCCGCATGA
- a CDS encoding ABC transporter permease has product MAALTPTAAPARPGPAGRPEARGTAGAGARRRPRVWRGVVLTLAGLYFVVPLLSSFVFTVHIPNQGVSFAAYTGILSADGFGRSLLLSLGLAAATIALSLLLTVPALLAVRLGAPRLRPVVEVVCMLPLVVPPIALVTGVTTVLRWGPDHLSRTPFYQTFLAVQDESFPIVLVLAYTVLALPFVYRSLDAGLRAVDVPTLVEAARNCGAGPLYTVWRVILPNLRSSLAGASFLTLALVLGEYTIASLLGFRPFAVWIVSVSGAEARMSVAVSLLSLLITWGLLLVLSRAGTRGAATTGSVPSASAVPSASAVPSASASASGKE; this is encoded by the coding sequence ATGGCTGCACTGACCCCCACCGCCGCTCCCGCCCGGCCGGGACCGGCGGGGCGCCCGGAGGCCCGGGGGACGGCCGGGGCCGGGGCCCGGCGCCGGCCGCGGGTCTGGCGGGGCGTCGTACTGACCCTGGCCGGGCTCTACTTCGTCGTACCGCTGCTGTCGTCGTTCGTGTTCACGGTCCATATCCCGAACCAGGGCGTCTCGTTCGCCGCGTACACCGGGATCCTGAGCGCCGACGGCTTCGGCCGGAGCCTGCTGCTGTCGCTGGGACTGGCCGCCGCGACCATCGCGCTCTCCCTGCTGCTCACCGTGCCGGCGCTGCTGGCGGTACGGCTCGGGGCGCCCCGGCTGCGGCCCGTTGTCGAGGTCGTCTGCATGCTGCCGCTGGTGGTGCCGCCGATCGCGCTGGTCACCGGGGTCACCACCGTGCTGCGCTGGGGGCCCGACCATCTGTCGCGGACGCCGTTCTACCAGACCTTCCTGGCCGTGCAGGACGAGTCGTTCCCGATTGTCCTCGTCCTCGCCTACACGGTGCTCGCGCTGCCGTTCGTCTACCGCTCGCTGGACGCGGGGCTGCGCGCCGTCGACGTACCGACCCTGGTGGAGGCCGCGCGCAACTGCGGGGCCGGCCCGCTCTACACCGTGTGGCGGGTCATCCTGCCGAATCTGCGCTCCTCGCTGGCCGGCGCGTCGTTCCTGACGCTGGCGCTGGTGCTGGGGGAGTACACGATCGCCTCGCTGCTGGGCTTCCGGCCCTTCGCGGTGTGGATCGTGTCCGTCTCGGGCGCCGAGGCGCGGATGTCGGTCGCGGTGTCCCTGCTCAGCCTGCTGATCACATGGGGGCTGCTGCTGGTCCTGTCCCGGGCCGGCACCCGTGGCGCCGCCACCACGGGCTCGGTCCCGTCGGCCTCGGCCGTCCCGTCCGCCTCCGCTGTCCCCTCCGCCTCTGCCTCCGCCTCCGGCAAGGAGTAG
- a CDS encoding ABC transporter permease: MTALPPTTAAAGRRGTAGRPGAANGAPAAPGTRGTRGRKAPGWLGALPLLVFAAIGFGLPVGALLYGAVTRDDPATGATALTGEHLQRSLQGPYLGSLVGSVQLSALTALIGTVLGVLIAQAVVTARGGALRTAVLTASGVLANFGGIPLAFAFVATLGISGVVTRLGRLDSLGWNLYSFTGLAVIYLYFLVPLMVLVILPALDGLRPQWREAAQNAGATAWQFWRHVGLPVLAPSLLGGFVLLFGSAFAAHATAAALVGGSVPLVTLKIADALSGNVLVGQENVALALSLDMIVIAGLVMAVYLPLQRRSSRWLH; the protein is encoded by the coding sequence ATGACAGCGCTCCCTCCCACGACGGCGGCGGCCGGGCGCCGGGGCACGGCCGGGCGACCGGGCGCGGCCAACGGCGCCCCGGCCGCCCCGGGCACTCGGGGCACCCGGGGCCGGAAGGCGCCCGGCTGGCTCGGCGCCCTGCCACTGCTGGTCTTCGCCGCGATCGGCTTCGGACTGCCCGTCGGCGCCCTGCTGTACGGGGCGGTCACCCGCGACGACCCGGCGACCGGCGCCACCGCCCTGACCGGCGAGCATCTCCAGCGCTCCCTTCAGGGCCCCTACCTCGGCTCGCTCGTCGGCAGCGTCCAGCTCTCCGCGCTGACCGCGCTCATCGGTACGGTCCTCGGCGTCCTGATCGCCCAGGCCGTCGTCACCGCGCGCGGCGGGGCGCTGCGTACGGCCGTCCTCACGGCCTCCGGGGTGCTCGCCAACTTCGGCGGGATCCCCCTCGCGTTCGCGTTCGTCGCCACCCTCGGCATCTCCGGTGTCGTCACCCGCCTCGGGCGCCTCGACAGCCTCGGCTGGAACCTCTACTCCTTCACCGGACTCGCCGTCATCTACCTCTACTTCCTGGTGCCGCTGATGGTGCTGGTCATCCTCCCGGCGCTGGACGGGCTGCGCCCGCAGTGGCGGGAGGCCGCCCAGAACGCGGGGGCCACCGCCTGGCAGTTCTGGCGCCATGTCGGACTCCCGGTCCTCGCGCCCTCGCTGCTCGGCGGATTCGTCCTGCTCTTCGGCAGCGCCTTCGCCGCGCACGCCACCGCCGCCGCGCTGGTCGGCGGCTCCGTCCCGCTGGTCACGCTGAAGATCGCGGACGCGCTCTCCGGCAACGTACTGGTCGGGCAGGAGAACGTGGCGCTCGCGCTGAGCCTCGACATGATCGTGATCGCCGGGCTTGTCATGGCGGTCTATCTGCCCCTCCAGCGACGGAGTTCCCGATGGCTGCACTGA